One genomic window of Streptomyces sp. NBC_01498 includes the following:
- a CDS encoding GNAT family N-acetyltransferase: MTDVTPSKSARRPHHWRRDLVELAALFTAVAVADAVANMIAHGPDGPLLLAFSAIVLVVTAAFHTWWSRRHGHPPTTDTAPAHPASGRPGDTAGTGAPGADDPATALWRMRATVRDTPGSLAALCTVLARRRVDILTLQTHPLATGTVDEFLLRAPAALPARQLTREIALAGGADIWIERADAHDLVDAPVRILGLATRTALDAAELPLALRQLLGRCTIHSLPAGSLADGAADGGAPAESVLDGTTMRMRDPHGGVISVERPYLPFTPTEFARARALVELDARLGPRVPRNRDVLRLPEGRITVRRADRGDVDAASAMHERCSERTLGLRYHGPATDADRYLDHLLSPRHGRTLKAQTASGRLVALGHLLWDGDETEVALIVEDTWQGRGIGSDLLGRLVALAVDAGSTSVYAVTEASNTGMVAAMRGLGLPLDYQIEDGTLVVTARLRPAHERGAPGTDGTPLHRETAGRDHAS, encoded by the coding sequence ATGACCGATGTGACTCCCTCGAAGAGTGCCCGCCGCCCCCACCACTGGCGACGGGATCTCGTCGAACTGGCCGCCCTCTTCACGGCGGTCGCGGTCGCCGACGCCGTGGCGAACATGATCGCGCACGGGCCGGACGGACCCTTACTGCTCGCCTTCTCCGCGATCGTCCTGGTCGTGACGGCCGCCTTCCACACCTGGTGGTCCCGGCGCCACGGCCACCCGCCCACCACCGACACGGCACCGGCCCACCCGGCGTCCGGCCGGCCCGGTGACACCGCCGGTACCGGCGCGCCCGGCGCCGACGACCCCGCGACCGCGCTGTGGCGGATGCGCGCCACCGTACGCGACACCCCCGGCTCGCTGGCCGCCCTCTGCACGGTGCTGGCCCGCCGCCGGGTGGACATCCTCACCCTCCAGACGCACCCGCTGGCCACCGGCACCGTGGACGAGTTCCTGCTGCGCGCCCCGGCGGCGCTGCCCGCGCGGCAGCTCACCCGGGAGATCGCGCTGGCGGGCGGCGCGGACATCTGGATCGAACGCGCCGACGCGCACGACCTCGTCGACGCCCCGGTCCGGATCCTGGGCCTGGCCACCCGTACCGCCCTCGACGCCGCAGAACTGCCGCTCGCGCTGCGCCAGTTGCTCGGCCGCTGCACGATCCACTCGCTGCCCGCCGGCTCCCTCGCCGACGGGGCGGCGGACGGCGGCGCCCCCGCCGAGTCCGTCCTGGACGGCACCACGATGCGGATGCGCGACCCGCACGGCGGGGTGATCAGTGTCGAGCGGCCCTATCTGCCGTTCACGCCCACCGAGTTCGCGCGGGCCCGCGCCCTGGTCGAACTCGACGCGCGCCTCGGCCCGCGTGTCCCGCGCAACCGGGACGTCCTGCGGCTGCCCGAGGGGCGGATCACCGTACGCCGCGCCGACCGGGGCGACGTCGACGCGGCGTCCGCGATGCACGAGCGCTGCTCGGAACGCACCCTGGGCCTGCGCTACCACGGCCCGGCCACCGACGCGGACCGCTATCTGGACCATCTGCTGAGCCCCCGTCACGGGCGGACGCTCAAGGCACAGACGGCGTCGGGGCGGCTGGTCGCCCTCGGCCACCTTCTGTGGGACGGCGACGAGACCGAGGTCGCGCTGATCGTGGAGGACACCTGGCAGGGCCGGGGCATCGGCTCCGACCTGCTCGGCCGGCTCGTCGCGCTGGCCGTCGACGCGGGCAGCACGAGCGTGTACGCCGTCACCGAGGCGTCCAACACCGGCATGGTCGCCGCCATGCGCGGACTCGGGCTGCCCCTCGACTACCAGATAGAGGACGGCACGCTGGTCGTCACCGCCCGCCTCCGCCCGGCACACGAGCGGGGGGCACCCGGCACCGACGGAACACCGCTCCACCGGGAGACGGCCGGGCGGGACCACGCCTCCTAA
- a CDS encoding alkaline phosphatase D family protein: MSNSPRKPVPATDRRTVLRGSLAASAALAVPATAAATVAGTFAGAAPAQAFSGRPSAGWGVQTGDVTSSSALVWIRSDRPARMLVETSATGSFRRTRTWYGPLLGPGTDFTGTTPLHGLPAGERVHYRVTLADPDDPRRTGKPVYGSFRTAPERRRQGVRFLWSGDIAGQGWGINPDIGGYRAYDEMRRLDPDFFLCSGDSVYADGPLVPSVTLPDGRIWRNLVTEEKAKVAETLDEYRGQFRYNLLDHNVRRFNARVPTITQWDDHEVRNNWYPGQILDDVRYQEKDVDVLAARSLRAFGEYVPVGTLRARGADRRVHRVVRYGPLLDVFVLDMRSFRNANSPGRQADDTTGILGAEQLDWLKRELSRSRAVWKVIASDMPIGLVVPDGTENIEAIAQGDPGAPLGRELQIAELLRFVKHRRITGTVWLTADVHYTSAQHYAPERAAFKDFAPFWEFVSGPLAAGGFPANALDGTFGPDRVFVRAPERANVSPMESSQYFGEVDIDGGSGELTVRLRAEGNTVLFSKVLRPGLVGQ; this comes from the coding sequence ATGTCGAACAGCCCCCGCAAGCCCGTTCCCGCCACGGACCGCCGTACCGTGCTGCGCGGCTCCCTGGCCGCCTCCGCGGCGCTGGCGGTCCCTGCGACCGCCGCCGCGACCGTCGCCGGGACGTTCGCGGGCGCCGCGCCCGCCCAGGCGTTCTCGGGCCGGCCGAGCGCCGGCTGGGGTGTCCAGACCGGCGATGTCACCTCGTCCTCGGCCCTGGTGTGGATCCGTTCCGACCGGCCCGCGCGGATGCTGGTGGAGACCTCGGCGACCGGTTCGTTCCGCCGTACACGCACCTGGTACGGCCCGCTGCTGGGGCCGGGCACCGACTTCACTGGGACGACACCGCTGCACGGCCTGCCCGCCGGTGAGCGGGTGCACTACCGGGTGACGCTGGCCGATCCCGACGACCCCCGGCGTACCGGAAAGCCGGTGTACGGCTCGTTCCGTACGGCGCCCGAGAGGCGGCGGCAGGGCGTGCGGTTCCTGTGGTCGGGCGACATCGCCGGTCAGGGCTGGGGCATCAACCCGGACATCGGCGGCTACCGCGCGTACGACGAGATGCGCCGGCTCGACCCCGACTTCTTCCTGTGCAGCGGCGACAGCGTGTACGCGGACGGGCCGCTGGTGCCGTCGGTGACGCTGCCGGACGGGCGGATCTGGCGCAACCTCGTCACCGAGGAGAAGGCGAAGGTCGCGGAGACGCTGGACGAGTACCGGGGTCAGTTCCGCTACAACCTGCTGGACCACAACGTCCGCCGGTTCAACGCGCGGGTGCCCACGATCACGCAGTGGGACGACCACGAGGTGCGCAACAACTGGTACCCGGGGCAGATCCTGGACGACGTCCGCTATCAGGAGAAGGACGTCGACGTGCTGGCGGCGCGCTCGCTCCGGGCGTTCGGCGAGTACGTCCCGGTGGGCACGCTGCGGGCGCGCGGCGCGGACCGGCGGGTGCACCGGGTGGTGCGCTACGGGCCGCTGCTCGACGTGTTCGTGCTGGACATGCGCTCCTTCCGGAACGCCAACTCCCCCGGCCGGCAGGCCGACGACACCACGGGCATACTCGGCGCCGAGCAACTCGACTGGCTCAAGCGTGAGTTGTCCCGGTCCCGGGCGGTGTGGAAGGTCATCGCTTCCGACATGCCGATCGGTCTGGTGGTGCCGGACGGTACGGAGAACATCGAGGCGATCGCGCAGGGCGACCCGGGCGCGCCGCTGGGGCGGGAGCTCCAGATCGCCGAACTGCTGCGGTTCGTCAAGCACCGGAGGATCACCGGCACGGTGTGGCTGACGGCGGACGTGCACTACACCTCGGCGCAGCACTACGCCCCGGAGCGGGCGGCGTTCAAGGATTTCGCGCCGTTCTGGGAGTTCGTCTCGGGTCCGCTGGCGGCGGGCGGTTTCCCGGCGAACGCGCTGGACGGGACGTTCGGGCCGGACCGGGTGTTCGTGCGGGCGCCGGAGCGGGCGAACGTCTCGCCGATGGAGTCGTCGCAGTACTTCGGCGAGGTCGACATCGACGGCGGCAGCGGTGAGCTGACGGTACGGCTGCGGGCCGAGGGGAACACGGTGCTGTTCAGCAAGGTGCTGAGGCCGGGTCTGGTCGGCCAGTAG
- a CDS encoding GntR family transcriptional regulator has protein sequence MGTTQLETVPEPKYWHLKTVLGEALDSDFAVGEVLPNERDLAARFGVARATLRQALEQLELEGRLQRRRGVGTTVAPPRMGVDVSTGQQEWPGADPDAWQPLDSVWATPPPAVVAMLGTDPAGEVHVVRRTRVTHGQTVAAELLYVPAASVPELPAIDIPSGPARARSVLRELQRLGMEGQDRAVELGSARADDAKDLDRLPGAPVLVVTTRYLAGGRTAAVSMATYRADTCRLTFGDSGDVRISHHADERRAS, from the coding sequence GTGGGGACCACGCAGCTGGAAACGGTGCCGGAACCGAAGTACTGGCACCTCAAGACCGTGTTGGGCGAGGCTCTCGACTCCGACTTCGCGGTCGGGGAGGTACTGCCCAACGAGCGTGACCTCGCGGCGCGGTTCGGCGTCGCGCGCGCCACGCTCCGCCAGGCGCTCGAACAACTCGAACTCGAAGGCCGGTTGCAGCGCCGCCGGGGCGTCGGCACGACCGTGGCGCCGCCCCGTATGGGCGTCGACGTGTCGACCGGCCAGCAGGAGTGGCCGGGCGCCGACCCGGACGCCTGGCAGCCCCTCGACTCCGTGTGGGCCACGCCGCCCCCCGCCGTCGTCGCGATGCTCGGCACGGACCCGGCCGGCGAGGTCCACGTGGTCCGCAGGACCCGGGTGACCCACGGCCAGACCGTGGCGGCCGAGCTGCTGTACGTGCCCGCGGCGTCCGTGCCCGAACTGCCCGCCATAGACATCCCCTCGGGCCCCGCCCGCGCCCGCAGCGTGCTGCGCGAGCTCCAGCGGCTCGGCATGGAGGGCCAGGACCGCGCCGTCGAGCTGGGCTCGGCCCGCGCGGACGACGCCAAGGACCTCGACCGGCTGCCCGGCGCGCCCGTCCTCGTGGTGACCACCCGTTACCTCGCCGGAGGGCGTACGGCCGCCGTGTCCATGGCGACCTACCGGGCCGACACCTGCCGGCTCACCTTCGGGGACTCCGGTGACGTGCGGATAAGCCACCACGCCGACGAACGCCGGGCGTCCTGA
- a CDS encoding ROK family transcriptional regulator has protein sequence MGRLTGGDPSLLRRINSAVVLHALRGADCPTFTDLTRITGLSRPTVEGVVEGLMETGLVVESAPGEGETRRQGRPARRFRFRAEAGHLLGIEIGPHRVAALLSGLDGRIIGASSREATTSASADERLDRVRVVVADVLRRAGVARSSLRAVGVGSPGIVEADGTVRLGTALPDWTGLALGERLRRSFRCPVLVENDANAAAVAEHWKGAATESDDIVFVLAGLSPGAGSLIGGRLHRGFGGAAGEIGALHLLGREVTPEKLLSTTDEPLHPLDERAVARVFARAKEGDVGATQAMERFIQRLVHDVAALVLALDPELVVIGGWAAGLDGVLDPLRDQLSRYCLRPPRVALSLLGEAAVATGALRLALDQVEEQLFAVEGTATARR, from the coding sequence GTGGGGCGGCTGACCGGCGGGGACCCGTCCTTGCTGCGGCGGATCAACTCCGCCGTGGTGCTGCACGCCCTGCGGGGAGCCGACTGCCCCACCTTCACGGATCTGACCCGGATCACCGGTCTGTCGCGTCCCACGGTCGAGGGCGTCGTCGAGGGGCTGATGGAGACCGGACTGGTCGTGGAGTCGGCGCCGGGCGAGGGTGAGACCCGCCGGCAGGGCCGTCCGGCGCGCAGGTTCCGGTTCCGGGCCGAGGCGGGGCATCTGCTGGGCATCGAGATCGGGCCGCACCGGGTGGCCGCGCTGCTGTCCGGGCTCGACGGCCGCATCATCGGGGCGAGTTCGCGCGAGGCCACGACGAGCGCGTCGGCGGACGAGCGGCTGGACCGGGTGCGGGTGGTCGTCGCCGACGTGCTGCGCCGCGCGGGGGTGGCGCGCAGTTCGCTGCGGGCCGTGGGCGTCGGCAGTCCCGGCATCGTGGAGGCCGACGGGACCGTACGGCTCGGTACGGCGCTGCCCGACTGGACCGGGCTGGCCCTCGGGGAGCGGCTGCGGCGCTCGTTCCGCTGTCCGGTGCTGGTGGAGAACGACGCCAACGCGGCGGCGGTGGCCGAGCATTGGAAGGGCGCGGCCACCGAGTCGGACGACATCGTCTTCGTCCTGGCCGGTCTCAGTCCGGGCGCCGGGTCGCTGATCGGCGGGCGGCTGCACCGGGGCTTCGGCGGCGCGGCCGGTGAGATCGGGGCGCTGCATCTGCTGGGCCGCGAGGTGACACCGGAGAAGCTGCTGTCCACGACGGACGAGCCGCTGCACCCGCTGGACGAGCGGGCGGTGGCCCGGGTGTTCGCGCGCGCCAAGGAGGGGGACGTCGGGGCGACGCAGGCGATGGAACGGTTCATCCAGCGGCTGGTCCACGACGTGGCGGCGCTGGTCCTGGCGCTCGACCCGGAGCTGGTGGTCATCGGCGGCTGGGCGGCCGGTCTCGACGGCGTACTCGACCCGCTGCGCGACCAGTTGTCGCGCTACTGTCTGCGCCCGCCGAGGGTGGCGCTGTCGCTGCTGGGCGAGGCGGCGGTGGCGACCGGCGCGCTGCGCCTGGCGCTGGACCAGGTCGAGGAACAGCTGTTCGCCGTCGAGGGCACGGCGACGGCCCGTCGCTGA
- a CDS encoding TetR/AcrR family transcriptional regulator, whose amino-acid sequence MASVAREAGVGKATLSRRFANRDALVNAVFADRMDAYASAVTEALADPTPGTASPAASPPYAPCRPPTAASPMS is encoded by the coding sequence ATGGCGTCCGTCGCCCGCGAGGCCGGCGTCGGCAAGGCCACCCTCTCCCGCCGGTTCGCCAACCGCGACGCGCTCGTCAACGCGGTCTTCGCCGACCGCATGGACGCCTACGCCTCAGCCGTCACCGAGGCCCTGGCCGACCCCACCCCTGGCACGGCTTCACCGGCTGCCTCACCGCCGTATGCGCCATGCAGGCCGCCGACCGCGGCTTCGCCGATGTCCTGA
- the mug gene encoding G/U mismatch-specific DNA glycosylase, whose product MRPEELAAARDRVIPDVVAAGLGVLFCGINPGLMSAATGHHFARPGNRFWPVLALSGFTPRRLAPAEQGELTAYGLGITNVVARATARADELSDEEFREGGRILVAKAERLRPRWLAVVGITAYRVAFGDRRAAIGPQEHTIGATRIWALPNPSGLNAHWTAETMAREFAALREAAELPDRTPGPAEPGPQGG is encoded by the coding sequence GTGAGGCCCGAGGAACTGGCCGCCGCCCGTGACCGGGTCATTCCCGACGTGGTCGCGGCGGGGCTCGGGGTGCTCTTCTGCGGGATCAACCCGGGGCTGATGTCGGCGGCGACGGGCCATCACTTCGCCCGGCCGGGCAACCGGTTCTGGCCGGTGCTGGCCCTCTCGGGCTTCACTCCGAGGCGTCTGGCGCCCGCCGAGCAGGGGGAGCTGACGGCGTACGGTCTGGGCATCACCAACGTCGTGGCGCGGGCGACGGCGCGGGCGGACGAGCTGAGCGACGAGGAGTTCCGCGAGGGCGGCCGGATCCTGGTGGCGAAGGCGGAGCGGCTGCGGCCCCGCTGGCTGGCGGTCGTCGGCATCACCGCGTACCGGGTGGCCTTCGGCGATCGCCGGGCGGCCATCGGCCCGCAGGAGCACACGATCGGCGCGACCCGGATCTGGGCGCTGCCCAATCCGAGCGGGCTGAACGCGCACTGGACGGCGGAGACGATGGCGCGGGAGTTCGCCGCGCTGCGCGAGGCGGCGGAGCTGCCGGACCGGACGCCGGGGCCGGCCGAGCCGGGCCCGCAGGGCGGGTAG
- the purB gene encoding adenylosuccinate lyase, with product MTAASVKPRIPNVLAGRYASAELAVLWSPEQKVRLERQLWLAVLRAQRDLGVEVPESAIADYERVLDQVDLASIAEREKVTRHDVKARIEEFNALAGHEQVHKGMTSRDLTENVEQLQVRLSLELMRDRTVAVLARLGKLAGEYAELVVAGRSHNVAAQATTLGKRFATAADELLVAYARLEDLLARYPLRGIKGPVGTAQDMLDLLGGDAARLAELEGRIAGHLGFGHAFVSVGQVYPRSLDYDVVTALVQLAAGPSSVAKTIRLMAGHELVTEGFKPGQVGSSAMPHKMNTRSCERVNGLMVILRGYASMTGELAGDQWNEGDVSCSVVRRVALPDAFFAFDGLLETFLTVLDEFGAFPAVVARELDRYLPFLATTKVLMAAVRAGVGREAAHEVIKEHAVASALAMRERGAERNELLDKLAADERMPLDREGLDALMADKLSFTGAAGEQVAAVVARIEELVKRHPEAAGYTPGSIL from the coding sequence GTGACTGCTGCGTCTGTGAAGCCCCGTATCCCCAATGTCCTCGCCGGCCGCTACGCCTCGGCGGAGCTGGCCGTGCTCTGGTCCCCCGAGCAGAAGGTGCGGCTGGAGCGGCAGCTGTGGCTCGCCGTGCTGCGGGCGCAGCGGGATCTCGGTGTGGAGGTGCCGGAGTCCGCGATCGCCGACTACGAGCGGGTGCTGGACCAGGTCGATCTGGCGTCGATCGCCGAGCGTGAGAAGGTCACCCGCCACGATGTGAAGGCGCGGATCGAGGAGTTCAACGCGCTGGCGGGCCACGAGCAGGTCCACAAGGGCATGACCTCGCGCGATCTGACGGAGAACGTCGAGCAGTTGCAGGTCCGGCTGTCGCTGGAGCTGATGCGCGACCGTACGGTGGCGGTCCTCGCGCGCCTCGGGAAGCTCGCCGGGGAGTACGCGGAGCTGGTCGTGGCGGGCCGCTCGCACAATGTCGCCGCGCAGGCGACGACCCTCGGCAAGCGTTTCGCGACGGCCGCCGACGAACTGCTGGTCGCTTACGCCCGGCTGGAGGACCTGCTCGCGCGGTATCCGCTGCGGGGTATCAAGGGCCCGGTCGGCACGGCGCAGGACATGCTGGACCTGCTGGGCGGGGACGCGGCGCGGCTCGCTGAGCTGGAGGGCCGGATCGCGGGGCATCTCGGGTTCGGGCACGCCTTCGTGTCGGTCGGCCAGGTGTATCCGCGGTCGCTGGACTACGACGTGGTGACGGCGCTGGTGCAGCTGGCGGCGGGCCCCTCGTCGGTGGCGAAGACGATCCGGCTGATGGCCGGGCACGAGCTGGTGACCGAGGGGTTCAAGCCGGGCCAGGTGGGCTCGTCGGCGATGCCGCACAAGATGAACACCCGCTCCTGCGAGCGCGTCAACGGGCTGATGGTGATCCTGCGCGGTTACGCGTCGATGACCGGCGAGCTGGCGGGCGACCAGTGGAACGAGGGCGACGTGTCGTGCTCCGTGGTCCGGCGGGTGGCCCTGCCGGACGCGTTCTTCGCGTTCGACGGGCTGCTGGAGACGTTCCTGACGGTGCTGGACGAGTTCGGCGCGTTCCCGGCGGTCGTGGCGCGCGAGCTGGACCGGTATCTGCCGTTCCTGGCGACGACGAAGGTGCTGATGGCGGCCGTCCGCGCGGGGGTCGGCCGGGAGGCCGCGCACGAGGTCATCAAGGAGCACGCCGTGGCCTCCGCGCTGGCGATGCGGGAGCGGGGCGCGGAGCGCAACGAGCTGCTGGACAAGCTGGCGGCCGACGAGCGGATGCCGCTGGACCGGGAGGGGCTGGACGCGCTGATGGCCGACAAGCTGTCGTTCACCGGCGCCGCGGGCGAGCAGGTCGCCGCCGTGGTGGCCCGGATCGAGGAGCTGGTGAAGCGGCACCCCGAGGCCGCCGGTTACACGCCCGGTTCGATCCTCTGA
- a CDS encoding SGNH/GDSL hydrolase family protein, with the protein MEMTPSYTSLVAVGDSFTEGMSDLQPDGSYRGWADLLAARLAGRTPGFRYANLAVRGKLIGQILDEQVDTAAAMRADVVTLVGGLNDTLRPRYDAARVFGQLEESVERLAPTCGRLVLMRSPARRGAVVERFRHRWESLFSFIDELAARHDALVVDLYGAPVLGEQRMWDVDRLHLTADGHRRVAEAVWQALGLEPADDWRADLAPGLPVGWLMRRTGDARFARQHLGPWIARRLTGRSSGDGRPPKRPELLPYEPLPGDAGLRRERA; encoded by the coding sequence ATGGAGATGACCCCCTCGTACACCAGTCTGGTCGCCGTCGGAGACTCGTTCACGGAGGGCATGTCGGACCTCCAGCCGGACGGCTCGTACCGGGGCTGGGCCGATCTGCTCGCCGCCCGCCTCGCCGGGCGGACACCCGGCTTCCGTTACGCCAATCTCGCCGTGCGCGGCAAGCTCATCGGCCAGATCCTCGACGAACAGGTGGACACCGCCGCCGCGATGCGGGCGGACGTGGTGACCCTGGTCGGCGGACTGAACGACACCCTGCGGCCCCGCTACGACGCCGCGCGGGTGTTCGGGCAGCTGGAGGAGTCGGTGGAGCGCCTGGCGCCGACGTGCGGGCGACTGGTCCTGATGCGCAGCCCGGCGCGGCGCGGCGCGGTGGTGGAACGTTTCCGGCACCGCTGGGAGAGTCTCTTCTCCTTCATCGACGAACTGGCCGCCCGGCACGACGCGCTGGTGGTCGACCTGTACGGGGCGCCGGTGCTCGGCGAGCAGCGCATGTGGGACGTGGACCGGCTGCATCTGACCGCCGACGGCCACCGCCGGGTCGCGGAGGCCGTCTGGCAGGCACTGGGCCTCGAACCGGCGGACGACTGGCGCGCGGACCTGGCGCCCGGTCTGCCGGTGGGCTGGCTGATGCGGCGCACCGGGGACGCGCGGTTCGCCCGGCAGCACCTCGGCCCGTGGATCGCCCGCCGGCTGACGGGCCGCTCGTCGGGGGACGGCCGCCCGCCGAAGCGTCCGGAGCTGCTGCCGTACGAGCCGCTGCCGGGCGACGCGGGCCTGCGGCGGGAGCGGGCGTAG
- a CDS encoding hemolysin family protein, protein MTVVQLFVGLLTLVVNGFFVGAEFALVSVRRSQIEPIAEDGDRRARRVLWGLQHVSAMLATAQLGITLCTLVLGIVAEPAIAHLLEPVFEAVGVPHGAVHPISFVIALAAATYLHMLLGEMVPKNIALAEPVRTALFLGPALVALARALRPVIFTVNAFANALLRLLRVETKDEVSAAFSQVELARMVTDAGDAGLLDDRAAERLHDALELGRRPVRDVVMPLERVVTARLGTTPVELEALAAESGFSRFPVVDEARRILGYLHVKDALDAMPRDEGFPLTDMRAIAQVRAATPMDDVLTAMRRSRTHLAAVQDEDGRLEGLVTMEDVLRELVGRHSRGS, encoded by the coding sequence ATGACCGTCGTCCAACTGTTCGTCGGACTGCTGACCCTGGTGGTGAACGGCTTCTTCGTCGGGGCCGAGTTCGCGCTGGTCTCGGTGCGGCGCAGCCAGATCGAGCCGATCGCCGAGGACGGCGACCGGCGTGCGCGCCGCGTCCTGTGGGGCCTCCAGCACGTGTCGGCGATGCTCGCCACCGCCCAGCTCGGCATCACGCTGTGCACGCTGGTGCTGGGCATCGTCGCCGAACCGGCCATCGCGCATCTGCTGGAACCCGTCTTCGAGGCGGTGGGGGTGCCCCACGGGGCGGTGCACCCGATCTCGTTCGTCATCGCGCTCGCCGCCGCCACCTATCTGCACATGCTGCTGGGCGAGATGGTGCCGAAGAACATCGCCCTGGCCGAACCGGTGCGTACCGCGCTGTTCCTCGGCCCGGCGCTGGTGGCGCTGGCGCGGGCGCTGCGGCCGGTGATCTTCACGGTCAACGCGTTCGCCAACGCGCTGCTGAGGCTGCTGCGCGTGGAGACCAAGGACGAGGTGTCGGCGGCCTTCTCCCAGGTGGAGCTGGCTCGGATGGTGACCGACGCGGGCGACGCGGGGCTCCTGGACGACCGGGCCGCCGAACGGCTGCACGACGCGCTGGAGCTGGGCCGCAGGCCGGTGCGGGACGTGGTGATGCCGCTGGAGCGGGTGGTGACGGCGCGGCTGGGGACCACGCCCGTGGAGCTGGAGGCGCTGGCGGCGGAGTCCGGTTTCTCCCGTTTCCCGGTGGTGGACGAGGCCCGGCGCATCCTCGGCTATCTGCATGTGAAGGACGCCCTGGACGCGATGCCGCGCGACGAGGGGTTCCCGCTGACCGACATGCGGGCGATCGCCCAGGTGCGGGCGGCCACTCCGATGGACGACGTGCTGACGGCGATGCGCCGCAGCCGTACGCATCTGGCCGCCGTGCAGGACGAGGACGGCAGGCTGGAGGGTCTGGTGACGATGGAGGACGTGCTGCGCGAGCTGGTCGGGCGGCATTCGCGGGGCAGTTGA
- a CDS encoding hemolysin family protein gives MTEVLLLLVAVLLALACGAFVAAEFSLTTVERAELERAVDNGERGAAGAMKAVRSLTFQLSGAQLGITVTNLVVGMLAEPSVAKLIRGPVEAIGFSPSVASSLALVIGTALSTVVLMVVGELVPKNWAISSPLAVAKVVATPQRLFTAAFRPFIGHLNNTANRLVRRLGLEPTEELASTRSPQELIALARHSAKEGTLEPDTAELFVRTLNLAELTAENVMTPRVQVTALDVRATAEDVANATRATGLSRFPVYRDSLDAVVGVAHIKDVLAVPDGRRVGTGVAEVMRDPLLVPESLTVDRLLDRLSDNRTMAVVIDEYGGTAGVVTLEDIVEEVVGEVRDEHDPHETSDLARAGEDADGRELWSADGGTRFDQLWAIGLRAPEGPYETLAGLVATELGRIPVEGDRVGLGGWRVDVVDASGRRAARVLLHAPLPTADEDDGGTVNGKDAGGAENRDGHDHGGRPRR, from the coding sequence ATGACCGAAGTGCTCCTGCTCCTGGTGGCGGTGCTGCTCGCGCTGGCCTGCGGGGCGTTCGTCGCGGCCGAGTTCTCACTGACGACCGTCGAGCGCGCCGAGCTCGAACGGGCCGTGGACAACGGTGAGCGCGGCGCGGCCGGCGCCATGAAGGCCGTACGGAGCCTCACCTTCCAGCTCTCCGGCGCCCAGTTGGGCATCACCGTGACCAATCTGGTGGTCGGCATGCTCGCCGAGCCGTCCGTCGCGAAACTCATCCGGGGGCCCGTCGAGGCGATCGGCTTCTCCCCGTCGGTGGCGTCGTCGCTGGCCCTGGTCATCGGTACGGCGCTGTCGACGGTGGTCCTGATGGTGGTCGGCGAGCTGGTCCCGAAGAACTGGGCCATCTCCTCGCCGCTGGCGGTCGCCAAGGTCGTCGCCACACCGCAGCGCCTGTTCACCGCGGCCTTCCGGCCGTTCATCGGCCATCTCAACAACACGGCGAACCGGCTGGTGCGCCGGCTGGGCCTGGAGCCCACCGAGGAGCTGGCCTCCACCCGCAGCCCCCAGGAGCTGATCGCCCTCGCCCGGCACTCCGCCAAGGAGGGGACGCTGGAGCCGGACACCGCCGAACTGTTCGTCCGGACCCTCAATCTCGCCGAGCTGACCGCCGAGAACGTGATGACGCCCCGGGTCCAGGTCACCGCGCTCGACGTACGGGCCACGGCCGAGGACGTCGCGAACGCCACCCGCGCCACCGGGCTCTCCCGCTTCCCCGTCTACCGCGACAGCCTGGACGCCGTCGTGGGGGTCGCCCACATCAAGGACGTGCTGGCCGTCCCGGACGGGCGCCGGGTCGGTACGGGCGTGGCCGAGGTGATGCGCGACCCCCTGCTCGTCCCGGAGTCGCTGACCGTGGACCGGCTGCTGGACCGGCTCTCCGACAACCGCACGATGGCGGTCGTGATCGACGAGTACGGCGGCACGGCCGGGGTGGTGACGCTGGAGGACATCGTGGAGGAGGTCGTCGGCGAGGTGCGCGACGAGCACGACCCGCACGAGACGTCGGACCTGGCGCGGGCCGGGGAGGACGCCGACGGCCGGGAGCTGTGGTCGGCCGACGGCGGCACCCGGTTCGACCAGCTGTGGGCGATCGGGCTGCGGGCGCCCGAAGGGCCGTACGAGACGCTGGCCGGTCTGGTGGCCACGGAGCTCGGGCGGATTCCCGTCGAGGGCGACCGGGTCGGCCTGGGCGGCTGGCGGGTGGACGTGGTCGACGCGTCGGGGCGGCGGGCCGCCCGTGTCCTGCTGCACGCGCCGCTCCCGACGGCCGACGAGGACGACGGGGGCACCGTGAACGGCAAGGACGCCGGAGGCGCGGAGAACCGCGACGGCCACGACCACGGCGGGAGGCCGCGACGATGA